A stretch of the Dechloromonas sp. TW-R-39-2 genome encodes the following:
- the pabB gene encoding aminodeoxychorismate synthase component I — translation MALDYELGYVFEPKAAPAAWQAAVERPLARFWHFARCTPLTASEADAWLAGQVALAAGGVGEIRPCISQNEHAAAVDRIKRLISDGDCYQVNLTFPTDFSWFGSALALYARLRAVQPVRYGGFVGHDREAIVSLSPELFLERQGERLVTRPMKGTAARSKAPEVLRTSAKDRAENLMIVDLLRNDLGRIAEPGSVTVDRLFDIEDYPTVWQMVSEISARIGLSSLADVLAALFPCGSITGAPKIRAMQIIAELEFAPRGLYTGALGWLAPNGDFRLNVAIRTLELAADGRGKLGVGGGIVADSVAEAEWQECLLKSQFLHRCDPGLKLIETLRLEDGVYLRRALHLSRLQHSAQCFGFKLDVAELSRQLEAQPTHGCWRVRLTLDKAGNLEVAAFPLVDLPETGHLARIALQTIDSGSILRRHKTTERQIYDTALASLSPDSAVFDVIFLNERGELAEGARSNIFVERDGVLLTPPLSSGCLPGVLRAELLAAGRAREAVLRPEDLAAGFWLGNSLRGLLRVELEQ, via the coding sequence GTGGCGCTGGATTACGAGCTGGGCTATGTTTTCGAACCGAAAGCTGCGCCAGCAGCGTGGCAGGCTGCGGTCGAGCGCCCATTGGCCAGATTCTGGCATTTTGCACGATGTACCCCGCTGACTGCTTCCGAAGCCGATGCCTGGCTGGCCGGGCAGGTCGCTTTGGCGGCGGGTGGCGTCGGCGAAATTCGTCCGTGTATTTCGCAAAATGAGCATGCTGCTGCGGTCGACCGCATCAAACGACTGATTTCGGATGGCGATTGCTATCAGGTCAATCTGACATTTCCCACCGACTTTTCCTGGTTCGGCTCGGCCTTGGCGCTTTATGCCCGTTTGCGGGCCGTCCAGCCGGTACGCTATGGCGGATTTGTCGGCCATGATCGGGAGGCCATCGTTTCGCTTTCTCCCGAACTGTTTCTCGAGCGGCAGGGCGAACGCCTGGTGACGCGTCCGATGAAGGGGACCGCTGCCCGCTCGAAGGCGCCGGAGGTTTTGCGTACATCGGCCAAGGATCGGGCCGAGAATCTGATGATTGTCGATCTGCTGCGCAATGATCTTGGGCGTATTGCCGAACCCGGCAGTGTCACGGTCGACCGTTTGTTCGATATCGAGGATTACCCGACCGTCTGGCAGATGGTTTCGGAAATCTCTGCCCGGATCGGCCTGTCCAGCCTGGCGGATGTGCTGGCGGCGCTTTTTCCCTGCGGCTCGATTACCGGTGCGCCAAAAATTCGTGCCATGCAAATCATTGCCGAGCTTGAATTTGCCCCGCGCGGTTTATATACCGGTGCCTTGGGCTGGCTGGCGCCGAATGGCGATTTTCGGCTCAACGTGGCGATCCGGACACTGGAACTTGCCGCCGATGGTCGTGGCAAGCTGGGTGTAGGCGGCGGGATCGTGGCTGACTCGGTGGCCGAAGCCGAGTGGCAGGAATGCTTGTTGAAAAGCCAGTTCTTGCATCGTTGTGATCCCGGTTTGAAGCTGATCGAGACACTGCGTCTGGAAGACGGGGTTTATCTGCGCCGAGCCCTGCATCTGAGCCGTTTGCAGCATTCTGCTCAATGTTTCGGATTCAAGCTGGATGTTGCCGAGTTGTCTCGGCAACTTGAGGCACAGCCGACACATGGATGTTGGCGTGTCAGATTGACGCTGGACAAGGCGGGCAATCTGGAAGTGGCTGCTTTCCCGCTTGTTGATCTGCCAGAGACAGGCCATCTGGCCCGAATTGCGCTGCAGACGATTGATTCCGGCAGTATTCTGCGCCGCCATAAAACCACCGAGCGCCAGATTTACGACACGGCGCTGGCCTCGTTGTCGCCCGACTCGGCAGTATTCGATGTGATTTTTCTCAACGAGCGCGGCGAACTGGCGGAAGGTGCGCGCAGCAACATCTTTGTCGAGCGGGATGGCGTGTTGCTGACGCCACCTCTGAGCAGCGGCTGTCTGCCGGGGGTGTTGCGGGCTGAATTGCTGGCTGCCGGGCGTGCTCGCGAAGCCGTGCTCAGGCCGGAAGATCTGGCGGCCGGATTCTGGCTGGGCAATTCGCTGCGCGGTTTGCTCCGGGTTGAGCTGGAACAATAG